The genomic window TCATACTactaatttgaaatttaagaaaaaaaggaaggcGAATCGTAGACGGGAAATTGTTCTTTTGCCGCTCTCGGACGAATCGTCTGGTCtgcttctttttccttcttcttatagTCTTTGCTTTTTGGccttaagaaaatgattttatcttttgataaagtttccatttttggtgATATAATACAAATAGTGTATTAGTAGTTTGATTCTCTTCACCACGGTGTCGGTACGATTGAAGCTCCTCCCTCCAAGAGCCTTCGTACAGAggtatattttaattaattttgtgcATCATGATGATTGCGGGAGCTGGTTCCCACTTTTTCGCTGTTTATGAAAATTACTCACTCTCACTGTTTGATGAAAGCAATCATAAATCTCGCTGAAAGCTAccctttatttgttttaatctttaatcTGGTGCATGACTTGACACTGATTGGATTGCCTCATCTCTGTATGTAGCAGTTTCTCCATGtatactcttttcttttttaagaaaaaattataatttattaagacttgttttgttatatggtttttgttttgaagacGTTTCTGCTGAAATTTCAAGCAAGTGTGTTTGTCAGATGGAGCGGTATGAAGTCTTGGAGCAGATCGGGAAAGGGTCCTTTGGCTCTGCTCTTCTTGTTAGACACAAACAAGAACGCAAGAAGTATTCTATTCTCTCTCATTCATTCATTCTCtgcttttgcttctctcttgTTGCTTCTCTGGTGATTCCATTTGCTCTATTCATCTTCACCATTTACAGATACGTTTTGAAAAAGATTCGTCTCGCCCGCCAGTCTGATAGGGCTCGACGATCAGCTCATCAGGaggtttgttcttgtttttctttttttttcttattggaCCAAATGAAATTAGTTGGTGGTGTTGGattaagatgatgatgatgagtttggaCCTCCCTCCCCTTCATGTTTCAGATGGAGCTCATTTCTACTGTCCGCAATCCATTTGTTGTCGAGTACAAAGATTCATGGGTTGAAAAGGTCTCTCCTTCTCATCTCCTTTTGctcattcttcttctgccTCCTTACTCTACTCAATAGTCAATACTCATCATCTCTCTTGTTTCCCAGGGTTGCTATGTGTGCATTGTTATTGGATATTGCCAAGGCGGGGACATGTAAATTGGTTTTTGCCCATTTTCAACTACAGACAAGTTGTGTTTAGTTTGAAGAAATTGGctcttattttcattttgaataTTGCAGGACAGATACCATCAAAAGAGCATGTGGTGTTCATTTTCCTGAGGAGGTTTGTCTCACTCTCACCCATCCCTTCACTTCTTACAATCTATCACTGGATCTAATATTTGAACAAATAACTACTAAATGATGCAGAAATTATGCCAATGGCTTGTCCAACTATTAATGGCCCTCGATTATCTTCACTCCAACCATATTCTTCACCGCGATGTCAAGGTAAACATGTAACCTCACTATCAATTTTCAgaattttgttcctttttatgTTCCAAGCATCTAAATTAACATCTAAATGTCTTTTCAGTGTTCTAACATATTCTTGACAAAAGAGCAAGACATACGGCTTGGTATGTTTTGTAGATTCATGTATCTTTAAGCCTTTTTGTCAGTTACTAACGCATCCACAATTTCGGTCTCAGGTGACTTTGGACTCGCTAAGATTCTAACTTCTGATGACCTTACATCCTCTGTAAGTTCTGTACAATgaaactaatttaaattttgtgacaCTGTTATTATAAGTCAGTGTGTTTATAGGTTGTTGGAACTCCAAGCTACATGTGTCCTGAGCTTCTTGCTGACATACCTTACGGATCAAAGTCAGACATTTGGTCGTTGGGTATAACAACAATACATTCTTCTTTGATATTTTACTCCTACACTTGTTCACCTTGTGACTACCGTTTCATGGATCATCATGGAAAACAGGATGCTGCATGTATGAAATGGCTGCTCATAAACCTCCTTTCAAAGCTTCCGTAAGTATCCTTACagttggtttttgattttggcaTTAAAACACATAATGTAAAATGTGAAATCTTGATTGCAGGATGTGCAGACACTGATCACCAAAATACACAAGTTGATAATGGATCCTATTCCCGCCATGTATTCCGGCTCATTGTAAGCCTGAAATCATTTCCTCTGTTAACAACATTAACCGGCGTTGCTGTACCAACCTCTTTTCCTCCCTTATCTGCAGCCGAGGCCTTATTAAAAGCATGTTGAGGAAAAATCCTGAACTCAGGCCAAGCGTATGGTTCCTATAATGCTTATTTGCTTTTGATGATAAGTAATCCGTTTGTGGTTGAACTAAGCATTGTTGTTAACTCGCTGCAGGCTAACGAGCTGCTTAACCATCCTCATCTTCAGCCTTACATCAGTATGGTTTATATGAAGCTAGAGAGCCCCAGAAGAAGCACTTTTCCACTCCAATTTTCTGAGAGGGACGCTACATTGAAGGAAAGAAGGCGTTCATCATTCAGCAACGACAGGAGATTGAATCCGAGTGTCTCTGATACAGAAGCaggttctgtttcttcttcaggaaAAGCATCTCCTACACCAATGTTTAATGGAAGAAAAGTGTCAGAAGTAACTGTGGGAGTCGTCAGAGAAGAAATTGTTCCTCAACGGCAAGAGGAAGCCAAGAAGCAATCAGGTGCAGCCAGAACACCAAGAGTGGCTGGGACCTCAGCTAAAGCAAGCACGCAGCGTACTGTTTTTAAACATGAACTAGTAAGGAAGAAAAACTTAAAGCTTTATGTATTTGAGATACAATCAGGGAGTGATCTGACTATATATGTTCTGTGCTGTGTACAGATGAAGGTATCGAATCCTACagagaggagaaggagagtatCTCTGCCGTTGGTCGTGGAAAATCCTTACACTTATGAATCAGATATTACAGCTCTTTGTTCCCTAAATTCACCGGATGTTTCTGTAAACACTCCAAGATTCGACAAGATCGCTGAATTCCCTGAAGATAtcttccaaaaccaaaacagagagacaGCGTCAAGAAGAGAAGTAGCTAGgcactctttttcttctcctccttgtCCGCCTCATGGTGAGGACAATTCCAACGGTTCGATCACAAAGGACAAGTGTACTGTACAGAAAAGGTCAGTTTCGGAGGTAAAACAGAGAAGGTTCGACACGTCATCGTATCAGCAGCGTGCGGAGGCTCTGGAGGGACTGCTGGAGTTCAGTGCAAAGCTTTTGCAGCAGGAACGGTACGATGAGCTCGGGGTTCTGCTTAAACCCTTTGGAGCCGAGAGGGTGTCTTCGAGGGAGACGGCCATCTGGTTGACCAAGAGCTTCAAAGAAGCTTCCGTGTAGATGAAGCAACCATAACAAACGctctatctcttcttctcttggcTTGCTTTTGTCCTGTGTggtttgtatataaataaaaacgaCGACGCATTCGGTTCTCATTGCTTAAATGTTTATCCGAAAGCTTGCAGTTTGGGCCTTGTTGGGCCAATTCGTTAGTGGATTTGTTTGGACATTTTGAATTTGGTGGAAAATGTTTGGGTCGTTTCGTAGAGGTTGAGAAAAAAGCGGGGTTCTTCTTATCAATAAACAAACTTTGTGAGAGAATTTAGCGAAGAACGAGGAAATCGGGAGAAAGTGATACTATCACTGTGATAGTGAAAGGAGCTTTGCTtgtgaagagagaagaaatggcAGAAACAGAGATTCTTGAGCCCTATCAACTGTCGTTCTCGGATCTTCTTTTGTCCTCTCGTAATCGCTCTCAATGGATCTCGAAAAATGTGATGGACGCTCTTGGCCCCACCGGTCCTGGTCTCCTTTGTATCACCGGCGTTCTTGGCTCCGCCTTTCTCCGCCGTAAACTCCTTCCTATGGCTCGGAAGCTGGCTCTGCTCGATCCGGACAAGCGGAAACTCATTCTCATGGTAACCCCCCGGCAATTTTTCAAGATTTCCATTAATCCAAGTTGTATATCTGGTGCTTTGTTCTCaagattgaaactttgagTAGTGTTAGTTGGTTCATGAGTGTTACTGATTCGGTGTGTTTACTGCCAAAAGGAGCACCACTTGGGTAGCGACGTTCCTCTCAAGAATCCAGAACGAGATGTCTCCTCTTTTGCAATGCAGCTCAATTATGAAAGAACAACTTATAAATCCTCACTGGGAAAGCTGTGGTTCGATGAGGCTGGATCAAAACTGGACTTGcaggaggatgatgatgatgctttcACAAATCTTGGTGGTGCTTTTAAAGAACTCGGGTTCTGCATGAGGGAGTTGGGCTTGTCCATAGCTCGTCTATGCGACAGGGAGATTGGCGGAGGCTTGCTGGAGGAGAGCTTACTGGATTCTTGCACAGCCAAAGGACGTCTCATACATTACCACTCCGCTGCTGATAAATATGCTCTCAGAGAATCCCAGAGGAGAAACCAATCTGGTAACCGAGTATCAAGCAAGAGGAGAGTCCAGAACGCTGCTGAGCAAGAGCTGAACCGTAGAAATGGAGCTGGTTTGAGTGGGAGTCACTTCAATCTGTGGCAGCAGTGGCATTACGATTATGGCATCTTTACTGTTCTCACGGATCCTATGTTTCTATCGCCGTATTCCTATCAGGAATTCAGTTTGATGAGCAGCCATTCTTACCTGCAGATCTATCATCCCAGCAAGAACAAGTTCTACATGGTCAAGACTCCACAAGACAGTTTTTTGGTCCAAATCGGAGAATCTGCTGATATTTTGTCCAAAGGGAAGCTACGGTCGACCCTTCACTGTGTGTGCAAACCAGAGAAGCTGGATCACGTAAGCCGTGAGAcatttgttgtcttcttgcaCCCAAAGTGGAGCCAAACTTTCTCAGTCTCAGAATATACAATGGAACATCTAAGGTCGGATGAGGTCGTCCCTAGACCAGATTTACAGAATATTGTTCCACCTCTATCGTCTCGGTTAAGGGATGGGATGACTTTTGCCGAGTTTTCACGTGAAACGACAAAGCAGTACTACGGAGGGAATGGTTTGCAATCTAATAGATAGCCGTGCCCCAGGTTAATAGCTTGTCTAATCTTTAGGTagttaaattcaaaataatctTTAGGTAATGAGTAGTGGAAGGCAAGAGGAATGAGCCAAGAGGGTTAGTTGTAAAAGAGATTAGATTAAAGGGAGAGTTGGGATTCGTTATGTGTACTTCGATGTTGGAGCCAAAACAACAGTGAAAGCTGTTACATCGTTTTCACAGTCAAAAGCTCTCCCTTTCAAACATGCTTTTTGGTTGTGGTTGCTCTTCTTTAGTCTCTCTCTGTGACTCAGTTTATGTTCCTGTTGTGTCTCCCCTGTTGCTGTTCCAAACTTACATCTCTTTGTTTGCTTTCAAGCGTCGCATTAAGACAAAAGTGGTGTTATTAAAGTAAAAGCTGCCTCTCTCCCTACACACAGATTGATTCCTTTAGGGAATCaatcatcttttctttgacACTTTtgatttatagttttttttcatgaaTGGTTTTTTGTACGTGTAGATCAAACCGACAACAGGGTTTAGCTCGcaagtcttttcttttg from Arabidopsis thaliana chromosome 3, partial sequence includes these protein-coding regions:
- the NEK4 gene encoding NIMA-related kinase 4 (NIMA-related kinase 4 (NEK4); FUNCTIONS IN: protein serine/threonine kinase activity, protein kinase activity, kinase activity, ATP binding; INVOLVED IN: protein amino acid phosphorylation; LOCATED IN: cellular_component unknown; CONTAINS InterPro DOMAIN/s: Protein kinase, ATP binding site (InterPro:IPR017441), Protein kinase, catalytic domain (InterPro:IPR000719), Serine/threonine-protein kinase domain (InterPro:IPR002290), Serine/threonine-protein kinase-like domain (InterPro:IPR017442), Protein kinase-like domain (InterPro:IPR011009), Serine/threonine-protein kinase, active site (InterPro:IPR008271); BEST Arabidopsis thaliana protein match is: NIMA-related kinase 2 (TAIR:AT3G04810.2); Has 126311 Blast hits to 124068 proteins in 4177 species: Archae - 117; Bacteria - 14403; Metazoa - 46720; Fungi - 12754; Plants - 30797; Viruses - 521; Other Eukaryotes - 20999 (source: NCBI BLink).); protein product: MERYEVLEQIGKGSFGSALLVRHKQERKKYVLKKIRLARQSDRARRSAHQEMELISTVRNPFVVEYKDSWVEKGCYVCIVIGYCQGGDMTDTIKRACGVHFPEEKLCQWLVQLLMALDYLHSNHILHRDVKCSNIFLTKEQDIRLGDFGLAKILTSDDLTSSVVGTPSYMCPELLADIPYGSKSDIWSLGCCMYEMAAHKPPFKASDVQTLITKIHKLIMDPIPAMYSGSFRGLIKSMLRKNPELRPSANELLNHPHLQPYISMVYMKLESPRRSTFPLQFSERDATLKERRRSSFSNDRRLNPSVSDTEAGSVSSSGKASPTPMFNGRKVSEVTVGVVREEIVPQRQEEAKKQSGAARTPRVAGTSAKASTQRTVFKHELMKVSNPTERRRRVSLPLVVENPYTYESDITALCSLNSPDVSVNTPRFDKIAEFPEDIFQNQNRETASRREVARHSFSSPPCPPHGEDNSNGSITKDKCTVQKRSVSEVKQRRFDTSSYQQRAEALEGLLEFSAKLLQQERYDELGVLLKPFGAERVSSRETAIWLTKSFKEASV
- the NEK4 gene encoding NIMA-related kinase 4, which encodes MKITHSHCLMKAIINLAESYPLFVLIFNLVHDLTLIGLPHLYVSAEISSKCVCQMERYEVLEQIGKGSFGSALLVRHKQERKKYVLKKIRLARQSDRARRSAHQEMELISTVRNPFVVEYKDSWVEKGCYVCIVIGYCQGGDMTDTIKRACGVHFPEEKLCQWLVQLLMALDYLHSNHILHRDVKCSNIFLTKEQDIRLGDFGLAKILTSDDLTSSVVGTPSYMCPELLADIPYGSKSDIWSLGCCMYEMAAHKPPFKASDVQTLITKIHKLIMDPIPAMYSGSFRGLIKSMLRKNPELRPSANELLNHPHLQPYISMVYMKLESPRRSTFPLQFSERDATLKERRRSSFSNDRRLNPSVSDTEAGSVSSSGKASPTPMFNGRKVSEVTVGVVREEIVPQRQEEAKKQSGAARTPRVAGTSAKASTQRTVFKHELMKVSNPTERRRRVSLPLVVENPYTYESDITALCSLNSPDVSVNTPRFDKIAEFPEDIFQNQNRETASRREVARHSFSSPPCPPHGEDNSNGSITKDKCTVQKRSVSEVKQRRFDTSSYQQRAEALEGLLEFSAKLLQQERYDELGVLLKPFGAERVSSRETAIWLTKSFKEASV
- a CDS encoding 2-oxoglutarate (2OG) and Fe(II)-dependent oxygenase superfamily protein (2-oxoglutarate (2OG) and Fe(II)-dependent oxygenase superfamily protein; FUNCTIONS IN: oxidoreductase activity; INVOLVED IN: pollen development; LOCATED IN: cellular_component unknown; EXPRESSED IN: 22 plant structures; EXPRESSED DURING: 13 growth stages; CONTAINS InterPro DOMAIN/s: Oxoglutarate/iron-dependent oxygenase (InterPro:IPR005123); BEST Arabidopsis thaliana protein match is: 2-oxoglutarate (2OG) and Fe(II)-dependent oxygenase superfamily protein (TAIR:AT4G13400.1); Has 166 Blast hits to 166 proteins in 65 species: Archae - 0; Bacteria - 7; Metazoa - 0; Fungi - 62; Plants - 68; Viruses - 0; Other Eukaryotes - 29 (source: NCBI BLink).); the protein is MAETEILEPYQLSFSDLLLSSRNRSQWISKNVMDALGPTGPGLLCITGVLGSAFLRRKLLPMARKLALLDPDKRKLILMEHHLGSDVPLKNPERDVSSFAMQLNYERTTYKSSLGKLWFDEAGSKLDLQEDDDDAFTNLGGAFKELGFCMRELGLSIARLCDREIGGGLLEESLLDSCTAKGRLIHYHSAADKYALRESQRRNQSGNRVSSKRRVQNAAEQELNRRNGAGLSGSHFNLWQQWHYDYGIFTVLTDPMFLSPYSYQEFSLMSSHSYLQIYHPSKNKFYMVKTPQDSFLVQIGESADILSKGKLRSTLHCVCKPEKLDHVSRETFVVFLHPKWSQTFSVSEYTMEHLRSDEVVPRPDLQNIVPPLSSRLRDGMTFAEFSRETTKQYYGGNGLQSNR
- a CDS encoding 2-oxoglutarate (2OG) and Fe(II)-dependent oxygenase superfamily protein (2-oxoglutarate (2OG) and Fe(II)-dependent oxygenase superfamily protein; FUNCTIONS IN: oxidoreductase activity; INVOLVED IN: pollen development; LOCATED IN: cellular_component unknown; EXPRESSED IN: 22 plant structures; EXPRESSED DURING: 13 growth stages; CONTAINS InterPro DOMAIN/s: Oxoglutarate/iron-dependent oxygenase (InterPro:IPR005123); BEST Arabidopsis thaliana protein match is: 2-oxoglutarate (2OG) and Fe(II)-dependent oxygenase superfamily protein (TAIR:AT4G13400.1); Has 35333 Blast hits to 34131 proteins in 2444 species: Archae - 798; Bacteria - 22429; Metazoa - 974; Fungi - 991; Plants - 531; Viruses - 0; Other Eukaryotes - 9610 (source: NCBI BLink).) is translated as MQLNYERTTYKSSLGKLWFDEAGSKLDLQEDDDDAFTNLGGAFKELGFCMRELGLSIARLCDREIGGGLLEESLLDSCTAKGRLIHYHSAADKYALRESQRRNQSGNRVSSKRRVQNAAEQELNRRNGAGLSGSHFNLWQQWHYDYGIFTVLTDPMFLSPYSYQEFSLMSSHSYLQIYHPSKNKFYMVKTPQDSFLVQIGESADILSKGKLRSTLHCVCKPEKLDHVSRETFVVFLHPKWSQTFSVSEYTMEHLRSDEVVPRPDLQNIVPPLSSRLRDGMTFAEFSRETTKQYYGGNGLQSNR